GCTGCCCGATTTCCAGGACGTCATCCTCGGCTCGGCGGTCAAGTACATCAACGAAGGGACCCGCGAGGTCGCGGTCGCGATCGCCGAGGGGAACTTCGAGAGCGTGACCGGCGACAACACGCTGGGATTAGAAGACGAGGCTGTCGACTGCGTCATCGGTCAGGCGTTCGAGGGCCAGCTCCCCGATGCGGTTCAGCAGAACCTTGATGAAGCCAAACAGGGCATCACGAACGGCGATATCACCGTTCCCTGTAGCGCCTCCGGTTGCAACTAATCGTCACTTCCCTCGAATATATGTCCGCCTGTCCGCATTCACATCGGTATCATGAGCACAGATAACGCATACACGCCGGCAGTCCGGCTCGACGGAATCACCAAACGTTTCGGCGATGTCGTCGCGAACGACGCGGTCGATTTCACCCTAGAGCAGGGAACCGTCCACGCTCTGCTCGGCGAGAACGGATCGGGCAAGACGACGCTGATGAGCGTCCTCTATGGGCTCTACGATCAGGATGCGGGAACGATCGTCGTCGACGGCGACCCCCGGACGTTCGACTCCCCGCGGGACGCCATGGACGCGGGGATCGGCATGATCCACCAGCACTTCCAGCTCGTGGAACCGATGACCGTTCTGCAGAACGTCATCCTCGGCCACGAACCGACTGCGAACGGATTGGTCGACGAGGCGACCGCCAGGGAGGACGTCGAAGCCATCTGCTCGCGCTACGAGTTCGACGTCGACCGCCATCTCGACACGCCGATTCGAGATCTCGACCTCGGTGCCCGCCAACGCGTCGAGATCGTGAAAAGCCTCTATCGTGGTGCCGACGTCCTCATCCTCGACGAACCGACGGCCGTCCTCACGCCCCAGGAGGTCGACCGACTGCTCGACGTGATGGACGAACTCACGGCGACCGGACGCTCGCTGGTCTTCATCACGCATAAACTGGACGAGGCGCTCACAGCGGCCGATCATATCACCGTCCTTCGGGACGGCACGGCCGTCGACACCGTGAACGCGGCCGAAACCTCCGAGCAGGAACTGGCCCGGATGATGGTCGGTCGGGAGGTGCTGTTCGATCGTCGACCACGGGAGACGACGCCCGGCGACCCCGTTCTCGAGGTCGACGAGCTGCGGGTGCAGGGCGATCACGGCCTCGAGCAGGTCCGTGGCATCGACTGTACCGTTCGAAAGGGCGAGATCCTCGGCATCGCGGGCGTTCAGGGTAACGGCCAGACCGAACTGGTCGAGGCACTCACCGGGATCCGGCCCGTCGAGTCGGGCACCGTGCGGTTCGACGACCGAGAGATCACCGAGATGAGTCGTCGACGCCGCATCGAGGCCGGTATCGCCTACGTCCCGGAGGATCGCCAGACCGAGGGACTGGTACAGGACTACGATCTGGTCCGGAACGCGCTGCTCGGTAATCAGACCGTCGAGCCCTACATCAGCCGCGGATTCATCGACTGGCCGGCCGTCCGTGAGCACGCCGAAGCCATCATCGCGGAGTACGACGTGCAGCCGCCGAACCCCGATACACAGGCGGCATCGCTTTCGGGGGGCAACCAGCAGAAGTTCATCGTCGGTCGGGAGATCGAACACGATCCCGTGGTCATGGTCGCGTCCCATCCGACTCGCGGCGTCGACATCGGGTCGATCGAGTTCATCCACAACCGGCTGCTGGAGCTGCGGGATGCGGGGCTGGGGATCGTGCTGGTCTCCTCGAAACTCGAGGAGATCCGGACGCTCTCCGATCGCATCGCGGTAATGTACGAGGGTGAGTTCATCGATACGGTCGATCCCGAGGCCGTCACTGACGAGGAACTCGGTCTGCTGATGGCCGGTCACGGT
This genomic interval from Halalkalicoccus subterraneus contains the following:
- a CDS encoding ABC transporter ATP-binding protein, yielding MSTDNAYTPAVRLDGITKRFGDVVANDAVDFTLEQGTVHALLGENGSGKTTLMSVLYGLYDQDAGTIVVDGDPRTFDSPRDAMDAGIGMIHQHFQLVEPMTVLQNVILGHEPTANGLVDEATAREDVEAICSRYEFDVDRHLDTPIRDLDLGARQRVEIVKSLYRGADVLILDEPTAVLTPQEVDRLLDVMDELTATGRSLVFITHKLDEALTAADHITVLRDGTAVDTVNAAETSEQELARMMVGREVLFDRRPRETTPGDPVLEVDELRVQGDHGLEQVRGIDCTVRKGEILGIAGVQGNGQTELVEALTGIRPVESGTVRFDDREITEMSRRRRIEAGIAYVPEDRQTEGLVQDYDLVRNALLGNQTVEPYISRGFIDWPAVREHAEAIIAEYDVQPPNPDTQAASLSGGNQQKFIVGREIEHDPVVMVASHPTRGVDIGSIEFIHNRLLELRDAGLGIVLVSSKLEEIRTLSDRIAVMYEGEFIDTVDPEAVTDEELGLLMAGHGRDVEGSTENAPEGDGGVRT